aaagaatactgcagactgattatcgcagtataacgttataggttccgtaatgctgtcaattaccttgaggcccggaataaaattcttaagcCAAACAGCCTGTCCAGTTGCTTCATAGCATGCCACAAACTCAGCTTGCATCGTCGACGCTGCAACTAAACTTTGCTTAGAGCTTTTTCATGATATAGCTCCACCAGCTAACGTGTAGATATATCCTGATGTAGATTTCCTACTATCCACACATCCAGCAAAGTCAGCATCAGTATAACCCACAACTTCAAGGTTATCTGATCTTCTGTATGTGAGCATGAAGTCTTTAGTGCCTTGGCAGTAACGTAATGCCTTCTTGACACCAACCCAATGGACCTTTTCGGGATTTTTCTGATATCTTCCAAACATTCCGGTAGCAAATGCTAAGTCAGGACGCGTacagacttgtgcatacatcaggcttccgacagctgaagcataaggtatgtccttcatctcatctgattccaattggttcttaggacattgggcttcactaaacttatcgcccttcgctaatggaacaggtgtggccttactcttatccatattaaatctcttaagcattttctcaatatatgctttttgagacaatcctagtactcctttggtcctatctcggtgtacctcaatgcccagaacataagaggcttcaccaagatctttcatatcaaaatttgatgaaagaaATCCCTTTGTCTCATGCAGCATACGCTTATCACTGCTCGCTAAtaggatatcatccacataaagcacTAGAATTATAAATTTACCACCCTTTATCTTAGTGTAGATACAATTATCCACGTCATTCTCTTTAAATCCGAATTTCTTAATCACTTGATCGAATTTAAGGTTCCACTGTCTTGACGCTTGCTTAAGCCCGTAAATGGATTTCTTAAGTCTGCATCCTAAATGTTCCTTgcccttcacaacaaaaccttccggttgtgccatgaagatggtctcatccaagtcaccattaaggaacgcagttttaacatccatctgatgtagctctaagtcataatgagccactagcgccataacgattctgaatgaatctttcttagacacaggggagaaagtttcattataatcaaccccttccttttgtgtaaaacctttggctacaagccttgctttgaatcgttcgacattccctttagaatcacgtttagtcttgtagacccatttacagcctactggtttgactccattaggaatatctaccagatcccaaacatcattggaactcatggacttaagctcttcttccatggcctcaacccatttggcagagttctcacatgatactgcctctctaaacgagttaggatcatcagcttTCCCAATATCATACATGTCTTCACTTAAGTATGTCTCACAATCAGGGAAAACTGCCTGTTTTCTAGCCCGCTGTGATCTTCTTAATGGTTCAACAGGCTGAGGTGCTGGTTGAGGTGCAGTCTGAGGTACCTCGACAGGGTTCTCAACTTCAGCATTAGGCGCCATTTGCTCAGCTTGTTGTTCACTCGCAGGCTCAGGAGCTACTTCAACAGGCGGAGCAGCGCTAGTACTCTGAACAGGAGGCGTAATCTGAACAGATGGTGTACTCTGAACGGAAGGAGCGAACAGCGGCACTAACTGAGGTGTTACTGTTTCTTGAATCACCGGGATGGGAAGCTCAGCCCGTATTTCTTCAATATTTATTTCCCTCCTCGGAAAGCTCCCACTGATTCCTGCATCCTCTAGGAATACAGCCTGCCTGGTCTCAACGAACTTAGTGAAACGATCAGGACAGTAGAATCGGTATCCCTTAGACTTATCAGGGTATCCGATGAAATAGCAGCTCACCGTCTTatcatctaatttcttttgctgtggattaaataacttagcttcggctggacagccccacacaCGCAAATAATTAAGTGATGGTTTCTTCCCAAACCACAACTCATAAGGTGTTTTTGGCACAGATTTGGAAGGAACACGATTAAGTATGTGTGCAgctgtttttaatgcttccatccacagctccacagaCAAAGTAGAATAACTAAGCATGCTACGTACCATGTCCATTAGTGTACGATTACGACGCTCAGCAACTTCGTTTTGCTGTGGTTCGCCCGGCATACTGTACTGGGCCTTTATACCATTATCTTCAAGATACTTAGCGAATGGTCCAGGTACTTGGCCGAATGGAGCATGTCTCCCATAATATTCACCACCTCGATCCGATCTCACTAATTTAATAGTGACATTATGCTGATTTTCCACTTCAGCcttgaatattttgaatttatctaatgactcggatcgatcacgaatggggtaaatataaccataacgagagaagtcatctgtgaaagtaatgaacgagtcaaaaccatcaacagactttactgggaacgggccacaaatatcagtatgaattatttctaataggCCCGAACTCCGAGTAGCTCCTTTTTAATTGTCTTAGCGAATTTCCCCTTAATACAATCAACACATTGTTGATCTAAGTCTGAGAGATCTAATGAATggagtatctcttctcttatgagaccctcaattctccccctcgaaatgtggcccaaacgacaatgccacaatttcgaagaaGTCTCATCATCACGCTTATGCTTATGCGATACATCATCCACATTCATTGCAGAATAAACTttatcaagagagagcaaataaagatcgccttgcaaatgaccaaggcccacacttaaattatgaaatttaatgttgcacactgagttgccaaactcacaaatatgtcccgacttatctaaatgtgaaacagaaataaggtttctcttcaaactgggaacataaagaacatcatgcAAACTAAGGTTGAAGCTGCCTGGTAACTCCAAATTGAAGCTCCCAATGCCTTCAACCTTCACTTCATTGCCATCAGCCACTCTTAGACTTCGCTCCCCCTCTCTTATAGTTCGGATCGAACTGAATACCTGCAGTGAATTGGAAATGTGCACAgtggcacctgagtcaatccaccaagtattgGGAGAAAAATTCACTAAGAATGATTCATCAATAAAAGATACATAATCAGTAATTGTACCTTTGTTCTTAAGTCACTCCTTAAATCCATGGCAATCCTTCTGCTCATGTTTAGGTGACTTGCAGAACTTGCACAGCCTCTCATTAGAGGTCTTCTTATGTGACACGGCCTTGCTCTTATGGCCCTTAAACTTTCTCttatgctgcctgctgctgccagaCTCAGCCTGATGCTTAGGAGTGTTGCTCATGCTAACACGCCCAAAGCGCTCGCTGACCATGTTGACAGCATCCTTCATCCTTTCAGCTTtttgcctttcttcttcctcaacacaGTAGCTAATGAGCTCAGCCATGCTCCAAGTCGCCTTCTGAGTGTTGTAGCTTATTTTGAAGGGACTGTACTGTGCTGGCAGAGAAGTCATGATGAAGTGCACTAGAAAACCATCAGAGATAGCCATATCCAGTGTCTTCAGCTTatttgccatgtcacacatgctCATGAT
This window of the Panicum virgatum strain AP13 chromosome 1K, P.virgatum_v5, whole genome shotgun sequence genome carries:
- the LOC120695005 gene encoding uncharacterized protein LOC120695005, producing the protein MAAATANAVNTVTGYLKSIEPLNGTNYPSWYKDVQVAIAVCEYDLALRQDKPAEPTDPNGDRTAIEKWERSDSMANMIIKNTITPAICGAIPDKDNDGNDLSAKAYLANVEENFKSSSKTYASTLIMKMLTSQYDGQSGIREHIMSMCDMANKLKTLDMAISDGFLVHFIMTSLPAQYSPFKISYNTQKATWSMAELISYCVEEEERQKAERMKDAVNMVSERFGRVSMSNTPKHQAESGSSRQHKRKFKGHKSKAVSHKKTSNERLCKFCKSPKHEQKDCHGFKE